The following are encoded together in the Ktedonobacterales bacterium genome:
- a CDS encoding nucleotidyltransferase domain-containing protein: MLNPKQRRLYQRGYAGLLAQITRLVQLAQAPDSNIAALVLYGSTARLEPHRDSDADLIVLLCDWEQRSQASAIVVEASSIYDVWPFSPLRTDLQASNLPADLLDQVAQDGILLYLRPGLQLPAALQSLRPYEHWLGQVERLLHQPISA, translated from the coding sequence ATGCTCAACCCAAAGCAGCGGCGGCTTTATCAGCGAGGCTATGCGGGATTGCTGGCGCAAATCACGCGCCTGGTTCAGTTGGCCCAGGCCCCGGACTCGAACATTGCGGCCCTGGTGCTCTACGGGTCCACCGCGCGCCTGGAACCGCATCGAGACAGCGATGCTGACCTGATTGTCTTGCTATGCGATTGGGAGCAGCGAAGCCAGGCGAGTGCTATCGTCGTCGAAGCTAGCAGCATTTATGATGTCTGGCCGTTCTCGCCCCTGCGAACCGATCTCCAGGCCAGTAATCTCCCAGCGGACCTGCTGGATCAGGTTGCCCAGGATGGGATACTCCTTTACCTGCGTCCAGGGCTTCAGCTTCCCGCCGCGCTTCAGTCGCTCCGACCCTACGAACACTGGCTTGGGCAAGTAGAGCGCCTGTTGCACCAGCCGATCTCGGCCTGA
- a CDS encoding HEPN domain-containing protein, giving the protein MKASDHFRKAEHFLVRQQRLDVGEDSDMIASACHAAAHHYVCAALEWLGHDPQRYGHKHSKHPAVLRDANAPPAIREAWQDLEELRNRGLYGGGVDQQEAEQARTLLLRIQAWAVSCRS; this is encoded by the coding sequence ATGAAAGCCAGCGATCATTTCCGTAAAGCCGAACACTTTCTTGTTCGCCAGCAGCGGCTGGATGTGGGCGAGGACAGCGATATGATCGCCAGCGCCTGTCACGCAGCGGCCCATCATTATGTTTGCGCCGCTCTGGAGTGGCTTGGACACGACCCGCAGCGTTATGGACACAAACATAGCAAACACCCGGCAGTTTTGCGCGATGCTAACGCGCCGCCCGCTATCCGCGAAGCCTGGCAAGACCTGGAAGAACTGCGTAATCGCGGGCTGTATGGTGGGGGCGTCGATCAGCAGGAAGCGGAGCAGGCCAGAACCTTGCTGCTGCGTATTCAGGCGTGGGCTGTGTCCTGTCGCTCCTAG
- a CDS encoding NAD(P)/FAD-dependent oxidoreductase, whose amino-acid sequence MSTSGRPKIVILGAGFAGVYAAQELARLLPRAADGEITLIDENNFFVFTPMLTEVAGGQLDTRHIVIAIRHFSRRINFKQGRVEHIDLQNKRVTIALGRAEDAFPDREETLEADHLVMALGSIINYHGIPGLPENSLTIKSLGDAAAIQNRALALLERADEEPDPDLRQELLTFVVGGGGFSGVETMAALNDLVREVAQNYPRIMPSDIHTILIHAGDRLLPELNEKLAAYTLQKLEQRGVEVRLRASLSGASNDYVELKGGERIKTHLLIWTGGVAPSPAVKNLDCERSHRGGIVTDECFRIAGLAGAWAIGDCADVPQPGKQQPYTPTAQNATREGKILARNIVATLRGEAPQPFVYRPIGELAIIGKRTGVASVYGMCFSGKLAWIMWRTIYLVKMPRFRMRLRVAVDWTDDLLFGREIAELPAKPSVPPSKPPAPDQPTKREQVVA is encoded by the coding sequence ATGAGTACATCAGGACGCCCCAAAATCGTGATCCTGGGGGCAGGCTTCGCAGGCGTGTATGCTGCCCAAGAATTGGCGCGACTCCTGCCTCGCGCCGCAGATGGGGAGATTACCCTGATTGACGAGAATAATTTTTTCGTCTTCACCCCCATGCTCACAGAAGTCGCCGGAGGCCAGCTTGATACGCGCCATATCGTGATCGCCATTCGCCACTTTTCGCGCCGCATCAATTTCAAGCAGGGACGTGTCGAACACATTGATCTCCAGAACAAGCGCGTGACCATCGCTCTTGGCCGCGCGGAAGATGCCTTTCCTGATAGAGAGGAAACGCTGGAGGCCGATCACCTCGTCATGGCGCTGGGGTCGATCATCAACTATCATGGTATACCAGGGTTGCCCGAAAACTCCCTGACCATCAAAAGCCTGGGCGATGCCGCCGCGATCCAGAACCGCGCGCTGGCCCTGCTGGAACGCGCCGACGAAGAGCCAGACCCGGACCTGCGGCAAGAACTGCTGACCTTTGTAGTTGGCGGCGGCGGCTTTTCCGGCGTCGAGACGATGGCCGCCCTGAATGATCTCGTCCGCGAAGTCGCGCAAAACTATCCGCGCATCATGCCCAGCGACATCCACACCATCCTCATCCACGCCGGTGATCGCCTGCTGCCAGAGCTTAATGAAAAACTGGCCGCTTATACACTCCAGAAGCTTGAGCAGCGCGGGGTTGAGGTCAGGTTACGCGCCTCCCTCAGCGGGGCAAGCAACGACTATGTGGAACTGAAGGGCGGCGAGCGCATCAAAACCCATCTGCTGATCTGGACAGGTGGCGTCGCTCCAAGTCCGGCAGTCAAAAACCTCGATTGCGAGCGCAGCCATCGCGGCGGCATCGTAACGGATGAGTGCTTCAGGATAGCAGGTCTTGCAGGCGCCTGGGCCATCGGCGATTGCGCCGATGTTCCCCAGCCTGGGAAGCAGCAGCCATATACTCCTACGGCGCAGAACGCCACACGCGAAGGAAAAATCCTCGCGCGCAATATTGTGGCGACGCTGCGTGGAGAAGCGCCCCAGCCATTTGTCTATCGGCCAATTGGCGAACTGGCGATAATCGGCAAGCGCACTGGCGTGGCAAGCGTCTATGGCATGTGCTTTTCTGGCAAACTCGCCTGGATCATGTGGCGCACCATCTATCTCGTCAAGATGCCGCGCTTCAGAATGCGCCTGCGCGTCGCAGTTGATTGGACCGACGATCTCTTATTTGGCCGCGAGATTGCCGAACTCCCCGCAAAACCCAGCGTGCCTCCCTCGAAGCCGCCAGCGCCAGACCAGCCAACAAAGCGAGAACAGGTCGTCGCCTGA
- a CDS encoding FHA domain-containing protein has product MQSQDDQPPGTNDATLVAPRAQQVAARLILRRADGQLKEYGLDKDEITIGRLATNDVALPDDRSVSRRHAVIRRSNVGYVIEDQQSNNGTYVDGEKILYPFVLHNGQSIKVGGNELTFTLVSAALRPAGPESQPLAQPLQPTPAAQESTFNQPIPQPAFNAPPQPDLFPPPPQPTPAMDQPPPGFPQAQAAPAFQQPPPGQPFQPAAPQFQPAAPTPGFQAPPAPASVGTGMITCQSCGQPTMANKAFCLNCGANLAAQSGPAAQAPGGSSGFGGPTAAPMPGPAPQPWPAPPQAQPQPWPQQPGQPQAPGPQPWPQQPQPQAWPGQPGQPGPFGPAPQPSAPAAGPLDGTVFFSKGLRPLQTTDIRVRLATQFVAPGGLQPGATITVRIWSAAQDAFYFGGPGITLRVPAPGGVEEGALQITPLRPTAPGATDQLLFMVVDAASGQPLHPTPVPAEVVISYQPAPPFDGPGSLRLPI; this is encoded by the coding sequence ATGCAATCTCAAGACGACCAGCCGCCAGGCACAAACGACGCGACCCTGGTTGCTCCGCGCGCTCAGCAAGTTGCTGCCAGACTCATCCTGAGACGGGCCGATGGGCAACTCAAAGAGTATGGGCTGGACAAAGACGAGATCACTATTGGCCGCCTGGCAACGAACGATGTAGCCTTGCCAGATGATCGCAGCGTCTCGCGCCGCCATGCCGTCATTCGGCGCAGCAACGTTGGCTATGTCATCGAAGACCAGCAAAGCAATAATGGCACCTACGTGGATGGGGAAAAGATTCTGTACCCGTTTGTGCTGCATAACGGCCAATCAATCAAGGTCGGCGGCAACGAACTTACCTTTACACTTGTCAGCGCGGCGCTGAGGCCAGCCGGGCCAGAGAGCCAACCCCTAGCGCAGCCGCTGCAGCCCACCCCAGCGGCGCAGGAGTCGACGTTCAATCAACCGATCCCTCAGCCAGCCTTCAACGCGCCGCCGCAGCCGGACCTGTTTCCCCCGCCGCCACAACCGACGCCAGCAATGGACCAGCCACCACCGGGCTTCCCGCAAGCCCAGGCTGCGCCCGCTTTCCAGCAGCCGCCACCGGGACAGCCCTTCCAACCTGCCGCGCCACAGTTCCAGCCCGCCGCACCCACGCCTGGTTTTCAAGCGCCGCCCGCGCCCGCCTCCGTAGGGACAGGGATGATTACATGCCAGAGCTGTGGTCAGCCCACTATGGCAAACAAGGCGTTTTGTCTGAACTGCGGCGCGAACCTGGCCGCGCAGAGCGGCCCGGCGGCTCAGGCTCCTGGCGGTTCTTCCGGTTTCGGCGGCCCTACAGCCGCGCCCATGCCTGGACCTGCCCCCCAGCCCTGGCCTGCGCCCCCACAGGCACAGCCGCAGCCCTGGCCCCAACAGCCGGGACAGCCGCAGGCGCCTGGGCCACAGCCCTGGCCCCAACAGCCACAGCCACAGGCGTGGCCCGGCCAGCCTGGGCAGCCCGGCCCATTTGGGCCAGCCCCCCAGCCATCTGCTCCGGCAGCAGGGCCGCTGGATGGAACCGTGTTTTTCTCCAAGGGGTTGCGCCCGCTGCAAACCACGGACATCAGAGTGCGGCTGGCAACCCAGTTTGTCGCCCCTGGCGGCTTGCAACCGGGCGCAACCATCACGGTGCGCATCTGGTCTGCCGCGCAGGATGCCTTCTACTTCGGCGGACCAGGCATCACCCTGCGCGTCCCCGCGCCGGGCGGGGTGGAGGAAGGCGCCCTGCAAATCACGCCGCTGCGCCCAACGGCCCCAGGAGCCACCGACCAGTTGCTCTTCATGGTCGTTGACGCAGCGAGCGGCCAGCCGCTGCATCCCACGCCGGTCCCGGCGGAGGTCGTCATTTCCTATCAGCCTGCGCCACCATTTGACGGGCCGGGTTCCTTGCGCCTGCCCATCTAA
- a CDS encoding S53 family peptidase, with translation MRLLKRVLSLSSAFALVSALALTVAFAGVASAAPASAASPATFTNACGSAARGFARCFAIQRHGGSSAVQSLAVSPNVTSCANPSSGYTPCDLQSAYNVVNSTAGSGQTIAIVDAFDDPNAESDLAVYRAQFGLPACTTANGCFRKLNQSGNQGPYPATNVGWAEEISLDLDMVSAICPNCHIMLVEANSNSFNNLAAAVDTAASHGATAISNSYGGGEFNGETSFESHYNHPGIPVTVSSGDSGFGVEFPAASRYVTAVGGTHLVHASNSRGWTETVWSGAGSGCSRYVPKPTWQNGLTGNCARRAVADVSAVADPNTGVDVYDTFGVGGWLVFGGTSVAAPIIASFYGLAGNGSIINNASFAYSHASSFFDVTSGSNGNCSRRNRVLCTAGVGWDGPTGLGTPNGTGGF, from the coding sequence ATGCGACTACTGAAACGTGTCCTCTCGCTCTCCAGCGCGTTCGCGCTCGTCAGTGCTCTGGCGCTGACAGTGGCCTTCGCGGGGGTAGCGAGTGCTGCGCCTGCTAGCGCAGCTTCGCCCGCCACGTTTACCAACGCCTGCGGCAGCGCCGCACGAGGCTTTGCCCGCTGCTTTGCTATCCAACGACATGGTGGCAGCAGCGCCGTCCAGAGCCTGGCCGTCTCGCCTAACGTTACCAGTTGCGCCAACCCGTCTAGTGGTTATACCCCCTGCGATCTCCAGTCTGCGTACAACGTCGTCAATTCAACGGCTGGCAGCGGCCAGACGATAGCCATTGTTGATGCCTTTGATGATCCCAACGCCGAGTCTGATCTGGCGGTCTATCGCGCGCAGTTTGGTCTGCCAGCCTGCACGACCGCCAATGGGTGCTTCCGCAAGCTCAATCAGAGCGGCAATCAAGGCCCCTATCCTGCAACGAATGTTGGCTGGGCCGAAGAAATCTCACTCGACCTCGATATGGTCAGCGCCATCTGCCCCAATTGCCATATCATGCTCGTGGAGGCCAATTCTAACAGCTTTAACAATCTTGCAGCGGCAGTTGATACAGCCGCCAGCCACGGCGCCACTGCAATCAGCAACAGCTATGGTGGTGGCGAGTTTAACGGCGAAACCTCCTTTGAGTCTCACTACAATCATCCGGGTATTCCTGTGACAGTAAGTTCCGGGGACAGCGGCTTTGGCGTGGAGTTCCCGGCGGCATCGCGTTATGTGACGGCTGTTGGTGGTACCCATCTGGTTCACGCCAGCAATAGCCGGGGCTGGACTGAGACGGTTTGGAGCGGCGCGGGCAGTGGTTGCAGCCGCTATGTGCCAAAGCCGACCTGGCAGAATGGGCTGACCGGCAATTGCGCGCGGCGGGCGGTTGCCGATGTGTCGGCGGTTGCCGATCCCAATACCGGTGTGGATGTGTATGACACGTTCGGCGTCGGCGGCTGGCTGGTCTTTGGTGGCACCAGCGTGGCTGCTCCGATCATCGCCAGTTTCTATGGGCTGGCCGGCAATGGGAGCATCATTAACAACGCTTCCTTTGCCTATAGCCACGCGAGCAGCTTCTTTGATGTCACCAGCGGCAGCAACGGGAATTGCAGCCGCCGCAACCGAGTCCTTTGTACCGCCGGGGTTGGCTGGGATGGCCCGACGGGCCTCGGCACGCCTAACGGCACTGGCGGATTCTGA
- the clpB gene encoding ATP-dependent chaperone ClpB: MAMKIDRFTEKARDALGRAQEIAQEHNHPQVDAEHLLSALLEQDGGIVPEIITKIGGVPSLLRSQVNAELDRLPKVYGGLEPTVASRLRLTIEDAWKQAEHYKDEYLSTEHLLLALEGLRDGVAPRLLRSAGATPDATRKALSQMRGSQRVTDTNPEGKYQALEKYGRDLTAQAEQGKLDPVIGRDEEIRRVIQVLSRRTKNNPVLIGEPGVGKTAIAEGLANRIVNKDVPTTLIDHRVVALDLGALIAGAKFRGEFEDRLKAVLQEVTSSNGQIILFIDELHTVVGAGAAEGAMDASNMLKPMLARGELHCIGATTLDEYRKYIEKDAALERRFQPVMVGEPTVEETLEILRGLRIKYEVHHGIRITDEALVAAAELSHRYITDRFLPDKAIDLVDEAASRLRVTLDSKPVELADVERKIGLLVGEQQELRQKDDPASLERLARVDHELASLREQQRAIQMHLESEQEPIARIRALNEQLDQAQIDLERAFRSAQERNTSDAWAAHLEKKKAVADLERQLEEAKARLDELQQSRRMLKEEVTAEDIAEIVARWTGIPVTRMMESEVQKLLNMEERIRQRVVGQDEAIAIVSDAVRRSRAGLQDPNRPLGSFIFLGPTGVGKTELARALAEFLFDDEQAMVRIDMSEYMEKHTVSRLIGAPPGYVGYDEGGQLTEAVRRRPYSVVLFDEIEKAHADVINVLLQLLDDGRLTDGHGRTVDFKNTVVIMTSNLGNQWLHELDGLTDDELAKETRERLHEYFRPEFINRIDEIIVFQALGQEQIKQIVEIQTRSLQKRLADRKITLELSDAAKDLVAREGYDPVFGARPLKRAIQREIENPLSKLLLQGAFSDGDTIVVDVAPLGNGLAFERKTPAGVQSA; the protein is encoded by the coding sequence ATGGCGATGAAGATAGATCGCTTCACCGAGAAAGCCCGCGACGCGCTGGGCCGGGCACAAGAGATCGCCCAGGAACACAACCATCCCCAGGTAGACGCCGAGCATCTACTCTCTGCCCTGCTGGAGCAGGATGGCGGCATTGTCCCCGAAATTATTACTAAAATTGGCGGCGTTCCCTCGCTGCTGCGCAGCCAGGTCAACGCGGAACTAGATCGCCTCCCTAAAGTCTACGGTGGATTGGAGCCAACGGTTGCATCGCGGCTGCGCCTGACGATTGAGGACGCCTGGAAGCAGGCCGAGCATTACAAAGACGAATACCTCAGCACCGAGCATCTGCTGCTGGCCCTGGAAGGGCTGCGCGACGGTGTTGCGCCGCGCCTGCTGCGGTCGGCAGGCGCAACACCTGACGCCACCCGCAAGGCGCTTTCTCAGATGCGCGGCTCGCAGCGAGTCACCGATACCAACCCTGAAGGCAAATATCAGGCGCTGGAAAAGTATGGCCGCGATCTCACCGCGCAGGCCGAACAGGGCAAGCTCGACCCGGTGATTGGCCGCGATGAAGAGATTCGCCGCGTCATTCAAGTGCTGAGCCGCCGCACCAAAAATAACCCCGTGTTGATCGGCGAGCCGGGCGTTGGAAAAACGGCTATCGCCGAAGGACTGGCAAACCGCATCGTCAATAAAGACGTGCCCACGACGCTGATCGATCACCGCGTCGTCGCGCTGGACCTGGGCGCGCTGATCGCCGGAGCCAAGTTCCGGGGCGAATTCGAAGATCGCCTGAAAGCTGTCTTACAAGAGGTCACGTCTTCCAACGGCCAGATCATCCTCTTCATTGATGAACTACATACCGTCGTCGGGGCGGGCGCAGCCGAAGGCGCGATGGATGCCTCCAACATGCTCAAGCCGATGTTGGCGCGCGGCGAACTGCACTGCATCGGCGCAACGACCCTGGACGAATATCGCAAGTACATCGAGAAGGACGCCGCCCTGGAACGGCGCTTTCAGCCGGTGATGGTTGGTGAGCCAACCGTCGAAGAAACGCTGGAGATTCTGCGCGGCCTGCGCATCAAATACGAGGTACATCACGGCATCCGCATCACCGATGAAGCCCTGGTGGCCGCCGCCGAACTCTCGCACCGCTACATCACTGATCGCTTTTTGCCGGATAAAGCCATCGATCTGGTGGACGAAGCCGCCAGCCGTCTGCGCGTGACGCTGGACAGCAAGCCCGTCGAACTGGCCGATGTCGAGCGCAAGATCGGCCTGCTGGTGGGCGAGCAGCAAGAACTGCGGCAGAAAGACGACCCCGCCAGCTTGGAGCGTCTGGCGCGCGTTGATCACGAACTGGCAAGTCTGCGCGAACAGCAGCGCGCCATTCAGATGCACCTGGAGAGCGAGCAGGAGCCAATTGCCCGCATTCGCGCCCTGAACGAACAGCTAGATCAGGCGCAGATCGATCTGGAGCGCGCCTTCCGCTCGGCACAGGAACGCAATACCTCCGACGCCTGGGCGGCGCACCTGGAGAAGAAGAAGGCCGTCGCCGATCTGGAGCGCCAGCTTGAGGAAGCCAAGGCGCGCCTGGACGAGCTTCAGCAGAGTCGGCGCATGCTCAAAGAGGAAGTGACCGCCGAAGACATCGCCGAGATCGTCGCTCGCTGGACCGGCATCCCCGTCACCCGCATGATGGAAAGCGAGGTACAGAAGCTGCTCAACATGGAGGAGCGCATCCGGCAGCGCGTTGTCGGCCAGGACGAGGCGATTGCCATCGTCTCGGATGCAGTGCGGCGCTCGCGGGCGGGCCTGCAAGACCCGAATCGCCCGCTGGGCAGCTTCATCTTCCTGGGGCCAACCGGCGTCGGCAAGACCGAACTGGCGCGCGCCCTGGCAGAGTTCCTGTTCGATGACGAGCAGGCGATGGTGCGCATTGATATGTCCGAGTACATGGAGAAGCACACCGTCAGCCGTCTGATCGGCGCGCCCCCCGGCTACGTCGGCTACGACGAGGGCGGCCAGTTGACCGAGGCGGTGCGCCGCCGACCCTACAGCGTCGTCCTCTTTGACGAGATCGAGAAGGCCCACGCCGATGTCATTAACGTCTTGCTGCAACTGCTGGATGATGGCCGCCTGACCGATGGACACGGGCGCACCGTGGACTTCAAGAACACGGTGGTCATCATGACGAGCAACCTGGGCAATCAGTGGCTCCATGAACTGGACGGCCTGACCGACGACGAGCTTGCCAAAGAGACACGCGAGCGCCTGCACGAATACTTCCGGCCAGAGTTCATCAATCGTATTGACGAGATTATCGTCTTCCAGGCATTGGGGCAGGAGCAGATCAAGCAGATCGTCGAGATACAGACGCGCAGCCTGCAAAAGCGGCTGGCGGATCGCAAGATTACGCTGGAACTGAGCGACGCCGCCAAAGACCTGGTGGCCCGCGAAGGCTACGATCCCGTCTTTGGAGCGCGCCCGCTCAAGCGAGCGATTCAGCGCGAGATCGAAAATCCGCTCTCGAAGCTGCTGCTTCAGGGCGCGTTCAGCGACGGCGATACCATTGTCGTTGATGTCGCGCCGCTCGGCAACGGCCTGGCCTTCGAGCGCAAGACACCCGCCGGAGTCCAGAGCGCCTAG
- a CDS encoding FHA domain-containing protein has product MITANFPMWFRAGCYGGLGCSLLVAAGVATYALARRRGTPRQLAGAMLGCLAAAVCILPAIIWSQTRLDLQGPALSVSEVLLWLAWVAVIGWMLPLGISAGFLLLAPPFDPRQLRLRQASRAVRILPVSESLEERQREPLGPGVTWGVLVHLDGPYLQRRVALSRQVILLGRERDNDILLETDLASRYHAELRLDRGRAYLMDRGSMNGTSVNGQKIWGLAPLQDGDLLEIGGQRFRYEDPLRQMRQNARPASQQEQDGGAHDGETLALPALRPQPAQPEISGGRLLLSGGPGAGQVFQLNKAVITIGRSSECDVFIPDASISRQHAQILRQETGWYVQDLGSRNGAALNGQRLSSPQRLVDGDTLTIGNIPLRYLSAHEESEASEEARAEAAPAANETPADDEITTGAPTRALPPKSPTIPLRGRETPRPLRLPTRPREQTSGASESDQEPKSAAPAQLSNHAFHPHRLVTDRAFLAPAKPPPTNQS; this is encoded by the coding sequence GTGATCACGGCAAATTTCCCTATGTGGTTCCGCGCGGGCTGCTACGGTGGTTTGGGATGCAGCCTGCTGGTCGCGGCGGGAGTCGCCACGTATGCGCTCGCTCGCAGGCGTGGCACGCCGCGCCAACTGGCAGGCGCTATGTTGGGGTGTCTGGCTGCTGCTGTCTGTATCCTGCCAGCCATTATCTGGAGTCAGACCCGGCTAGACCTGCAAGGACCGGCGCTGAGCGTTTCCGAAGTGCTGCTCTGGCTGGCCTGGGTTGCGGTGATCGGCTGGATGCTCCCGCTGGGCATCAGCGCCGGTTTTCTGCTGCTGGCCCCGCCATTCGACCCCCGCCAACTGCGTCTGCGCCAGGCGAGCCGCGCTGTGCGCATCCTTCCGGTCAGCGAAAGCCTCGAAGAACGCCAGCGCGAGCCGCTGGGGCCAGGTGTCACCTGGGGCGTCCTGGTGCATCTCGATGGCCCTTACCTCCAGCGCCGGGTCGCGCTCAGCCGCCAGGTGATCTTATTGGGCCGCGAACGTGATAACGACATCCTGCTGGAGACCGATCTGGCCTCGCGCTACCACGCCGAACTGCGCCTGGATCGTGGCCGCGCCTATCTGATGGATCGCGGCAGCATGAACGGCACGTCCGTCAACGGGCAGAAGATCTGGGGGTTGGCGCCGCTTCAGGATGGCGATCTGTTGGAGATTGGCGGCCAGCGATTTCGCTATGAAGACCCACTGCGCCAGATGCGCCAGAACGCCCGGCCCGCTTCGCAGCAGGAGCAGGATGGCGGCGCTCACGACGGTGAAACCCTCGCGCTTCCCGCGCTGCGCCCTCAGCCTGCTCAGCCAGAAATCTCTGGCGGGCGGCTCTTGCTCAGCGGCGGGCCAGGAGCAGGACAGGTCTTTCAACTCAACAAAGCGGTGATCACGATTGGCCGCAGCAGCGAGTGCGATGTCTTCATTCCCGACGCCTCGATCTCCCGCCAGCACGCGCAGATTCTCCGTCAGGAAACCGGCTGGTACGTGCAAGACCTGGGCAGCCGCAACGGCGCCGCCCTCAACGGGCAGCGCCTCAGTTCGCCTCAGCGGCTGGTAGATGGGGATACGCTGACCATCGGTAATATCCCCCTGCGCTATCTCAGCGCCCATGAAGAGAGCGAGGCTTCTGAAGAGGCGCGAGCAGAGGCAGCCCCCGCAGCCAACGAGACGCCAGCCGACGATGAAATCACCACCGGCGCCCCAACCAGGGCGCTGCCGCCGAAATCGCCAACCATTCCCCTGCGCGGGCGCGAAACCCCCCGCCCGCTGCGGCTGCCCACGCGCCCGCGAGAGCAGACATCTGGCGCTTCAGAGAGCGACCAGGAACCCAAAAGCGCAGCGCCAGCCCAACTCTCTAACCACGCCTTTCACCCACACCGCCTGGTCACTGATCGCGCCTTTCTGGCTCCCGCCAAACCGCCGCCAACCAATCAATCGTGA
- a CDS encoding ATP-binding protein, which yields MERLGDSLANYPQRRQQPPNGNGPSEQLSLDHLLDEASREHGAARSQTKASRRQDGDQACPICHGAGYLGQDLPVDDPNFGKIVPCVCKEKELKNKRRLELGRLARLDSHWDQTFDTFDQSVPGVQEAYRMAHAYADDPQGWLVLSGPVGCGKTHLAAAIANVCLEHDSLVIFSTVPELLDHLRTAFAPSNEMPYHELFDRIREAYLLVLDDLGVEHSTAWATEKLFQIINYRYEYRMPTIITTNTDLKGLDLRIQSRLFDLGLARRCHIKAADYRPRNVPAKQGRRS from the coding sequence ATGGAACGCCTGGGCGATTCGCTCGCTAATTATCCGCAGCGTCGTCAGCAGCCGCCCAATGGCAACGGGCCATCCGAGCAGCTTTCGCTGGATCACCTGCTGGATGAGGCTAGCAGAGAACATGGCGCGGCCAGGTCACAAACGAAGGCCAGTCGGCGGCAGGACGGCGATCAAGCCTGCCCGATCTGTCATGGCGCGGGCTATCTTGGGCAAGACTTGCCGGTGGACGACCCCAATTTTGGCAAGATTGTGCCTTGCGTCTGCAAAGAGAAAGAACTCAAAAATAAGCGTCGTCTGGAACTGGGGCGGCTTGCCAGGCTCGATTCGCACTGGGACCAGACCTTTGATACGTTCGATCAGAGCGTCCCCGGCGTTCAGGAAGCGTATCGGATGGCGCACGCCTACGCGGATGACCCGCAAGGATGGCTGGTCTTGAGTGGCCCGGTTGGCTGTGGCAAGACCCATCTGGCGGCGGCGATTGCCAATGTCTGCCTGGAGCATGATAGCCTGGTGATTTTTTCGACGGTTCCTGAACTTCTGGATCATCTGCGCACCGCGTTTGCCCCCAGCAATGAGATGCCCTATCACGAATTGTTTGATCGCATTCGGGAGGCGTATTTGCTGGTGCTGGATGATCTGGGTGTGGAGCATTCTACGGCCTGGGCAACGGAAAAACTTTTCCAGATCATCAACTATCGCTACGAGTACCGCATGCCCACGATTATTACGACCAATACGGACTTGAAGGGCCTCGATCTGCGCATTCAATCGCGCCTCTTTGATCTGGGGCTGGCGCGCCGCTGTCATATCAAGGCAGCGGATTATCGCCCGCGCAATGTGCCTGCCAAACAGGGACGCCGCTCCTAG
- a CDS encoding DnaD domain protein: MPAFSGFPAGKNPSVPLPEQFFTALLPEIEDYAELKVTLHLFWRLSQKRGTPRCASERELAADPILRRSLRRKGDPRPPEERLRAGLELAVARGTLLCVRLRLDDELVGWYFFNTEPSRQAVAQLREGELPAERLLKLEGPAGEAGASFAAGAISVEVDQPTIFTLYEQNIGLLVPLLADELKDAAEHYPEDWIMDAFREAMQQNKRNWSYIRAILRRWETEGKGGVSHGTPGRFAR, encoded by the coding sequence ATGCCAGCCTTCAGTGGTTTTCCTGCCGGGAAGAATCCCTCGGTCCCGCTGCCGGAGCAGTTTTTTACCGCGCTGCTGCCGGAGATTGAGGATTACGCCGAACTGAAGGTGACGCTGCATCTCTTCTGGAGGCTTTCGCAGAAGCGGGGGACGCCGCGCTGCGCCAGCGAGCGTGAACTGGCTGCCGACCCGATCTTGCGGCGGAGCCTGCGGCGCAAGGGCGATCCGCGCCCGCCGGAGGAACGATTGCGCGCGGGGTTGGAACTGGCGGTGGCGCGCGGTACGCTCCTGTGTGTGCGGCTGCGATTGGATGATGAACTGGTGGGCTGGTACTTTTTCAATACGGAGCCGAGCCGCCAGGCGGTGGCGCAGCTTCGGGAGGGCGAACTGCCCGCCGAACGATTGTTGAAGCTGGAGGGTCCGGCGGGCGAGGCTGGCGCGTCGTTTGCAGCAGGCGCTATCTCGGTGGAAGTGGACCAGCCCACGATCTTTACGCTCTATGAGCAAAACATCGGTCTGTTGGTACCGCTGCTGGCTGATGAACTGAAGGATGCCGCTGAGCATTACCCCGAAGACTGGATTATGGACGCTTTCCGCGAGGCGATGCAGCAGAATAAACGCAACTGGAGCTATATTCGCGCCATTCTGCGGCGCTGGGAAACCGAAGGCAAAGGAGGGGTGAGTCATGGAACGCCTGGGCGATTCGCTCGCTAA